In Hyphomicrobiales bacterium, a single genomic region encodes these proteins:
- a CDS encoding AAA family ATPase: MSLTTSDRIVSSGEGSDSSLPFYSPTADECAIFETAYRNKLPLLLKGPTGCGKTRFVSHMAARLGLPLHTVACHDDLTAADLTGRYLLKGGDTVWVDGPLTRAAREGGICYLDEVVEARKDVTVVLHPLTDDRRILPLDRTGEILEAPDNFMLVVSYNPGYQNILKTLKPSTRQRFLALDFTFPAPDREAEIVAKESGLEINRCKALVRLAGKIRELAGQDIEEGVSTRLLVYCASLIRDGLTMERAIHVALIEPITDDNDVKRGLADIVVAVIG; this comes from the coding sequence ATGAGCCTTACGACATCCGACAGGATCGTCTCCAGCGGGGAAGGGAGCGACAGCTCCCTTCCCTTCTACTCGCCGACCGCCGACGAGTGCGCGATCTTCGAAACCGCCTACCGCAACAAGCTGCCGCTCCTGCTCAAGGGACCGACCGGCTGCGGCAAGACCCGGTTCGTCTCGCACATGGCCGCCCGGCTCGGCCTGCCACTTCACACCGTCGCTTGCCATGACGACCTCACCGCCGCCGACCTCACCGGTCGCTACCTATTGAAGGGCGGAGATACGGTCTGGGTTGACGGGCCGCTGACCCGCGCCGCGCGCGAAGGCGGCATCTGCTATCTCGACGAGGTTGTGGAAGCGCGCAAGGACGTCACCGTCGTGCTGCATCCGCTGACCGACGATCGCCGCATCCTGCCGCTCGATCGCACCGGCGAGATCCTCGAAGCACCCGACAATTTCATGCTGGTGGTGTCCTACAACCCCGGCTACCAGAACATCCTGAAAACGCTGAAACCGTCGACCCGGCAGCGTTTTCTGGCCCTTGATTTCACCTTCCCCGCACCCGACCGCGAGGCGGAGATCGTCGCCAAGGAAAGCGGTCTCGAGATTAACCGCTGCAAGGCGCTTGTCCGGTTGGCCGGCAAGATCCGCGAACTCGCCGGCCAGGATATCGAGGAAGGTGTCTCGACCCGCCTGCTCGTCTATTGCGCCAGCCTCATTCGCGACGGCTTGACCATGGAGCGGGCCATCCACGTCGCACTGATCGAGCCGATCACCGACGACAACGACGTCAAGCGCGGTCTCGCCGACATCGTCGTCGCCGTCATCGGCTGA
- a CDS encoding nitric oxide reductase D protein produces the protein MSGINFWEPEEAIGTLWHRFVEKLDETPRFPEAAVTLETMRTRLSVFFHGLGGDKGVEIVQAVKSESGHRLSWRRRLGRAKEREERPSYDGERLSLPQSVDAFPEKDLNEALFLWVAAWTAFAGEAPELPPGKLRADIATLRYSLEVTRRTLDACPGLRPIYGRLCKSLRETRPRWKLPPEEAAMETVVRHLIGEQACVEDEAVARLLAAVSNDDIDLADLKPVSGYRPFRPIVLWPDHRRLATSGRRQREDADPASNKASEEKEQSQKKRFRAKRQKSDEANRRDSIILHRFESIRSWAEFLNINRTIDDEEPDQARKVADDQDEIGLVETKKRPATRLAFDLDLAPEDVDRERLAGEHLYPEWDYRSSSYLPEQCRVLATEADKVEAVPSFLSAPETRKRIRAVKRRFEAFRPKRIQFHRQPDGNELDMEALVRSYVDIAATGQGSDRIYTTTRTEARDLAVLTLVDTSRSTESVVEGRPVIDIAREALIALCHGLDAVGDDHAVYAFSSLRRDRVYLSRCKRFDEKTGPGVEARIAALKPGFYTRLGTAIRHASSELSKRPSQHRLLLVLTDGKPNDLDHYEGRYGIEDTRRAVLEARRLGHSVFAITIDKRARDYVPHVFGRNGYAIVSHPAKLTEALPLLYRQLVQ, from the coding sequence ATGTCCGGCATCAACTTTTGGGAACCGGAAGAGGCCATAGGCACGCTATGGCACCGCTTCGTCGAAAAACTCGACGAAACGCCGCGTTTTCCCGAAGCTGCCGTGACGCTGGAGACCATGCGCACCCGCCTTAGCGTCTTCTTCCACGGACTTGGCGGCGACAAGGGTGTCGAAATCGTCCAGGCCGTCAAAAGTGAATCGGGCCACCGGCTGTCGTGGCGCCGCCGCCTCGGCCGCGCCAAGGAGCGCGAGGAACGCCCGAGCTATGACGGTGAGCGGCTTTCCCTGCCGCAAAGCGTCGACGCGTTCCCCGAGAAAGACCTCAACGAGGCACTCTTCCTGTGGGTAGCAGCCTGGACGGCCTTTGCCGGCGAAGCGCCGGAACTACCGCCGGGCAAGTTGCGCGCCGACATCGCCACGCTGCGCTACTCGCTCGAAGTGACCCGCCGAACCCTCGACGCCTGCCCCGGCCTGCGACCGATCTACGGACGCCTGTGCAAATCGCTGCGCGAAACCCGGCCGCGCTGGAAACTTCCGCCGGAAGAAGCCGCGATGGAGACGGTCGTTCGCCATCTCATCGGCGAGCAGGCTTGCGTCGAGGACGAAGCGGTCGCCCGCCTCCTGGCGGCCGTGAGCAATGACGATATCGACCTCGCCGACCTCAAGCCTGTCAGCGGCTATCGCCCGTTCCGCCCGATCGTTCTGTGGCCGGACCACCGCCGGCTGGCGACCTCCGGCCGACGTCAGCGCGAGGACGCGGATCCGGCCAGCAACAAGGCGAGCGAGGAAAAGGAACAGTCGCAAAAGAAGCGGTTCCGCGCCAAGCGGCAGAAGTCCGACGAGGCGAACCGCCGCGACAGCATCATCCTGCACCGGTTCGAATCGATCCGCTCCTGGGCCGAATTCCTCAACATCAACCGCACCATTGACGATGAGGAACCGGATCAGGCGCGCAAGGTCGCCGACGATCAGGACGAAATCGGCCTGGTCGAAACGAAGAAGCGGCCGGCGACCCGGCTCGCCTTCGATCTCGATCTGGCGCCCGAAGACGTCGACCGCGAGCGGCTCGCCGGAGAGCATCTCTACCCCGAATGGGACTATCGCAGCAGCTCCTACCTGCCCGAACAATGCCGGGTGCTGGCTACTGAAGCCGATAAGGTTGAGGCGGTGCCGAGTTTCCTTTCCGCCCCCGAGACCCGCAAGCGTATCCGCGCCGTCAAGCGCCGCTTCGAGGCGTTCCGGCCGAAGCGCATACAGTTCCATCGCCAGCCCGACGGCAACGAGCTCGATATGGAGGCGCTGGTGCGCTCCTACGTCGACATCGCCGCCACCGGACAGGGGTCCGACCGCATCTACACCACGACGCGCACCGAGGCCCGCGACCTCGCCGTGCTGACCCTCGTCGACACATCGCGCTCGACCGAAAGCGTGGTCGAAGGCCGTCCGGTCATCGATATCGCCCGCGAGGCGCTTATCGCGCTGTGCCACGGCCTCGACGCGGTCGGTGACGACCATGCGGTCTATGCATTTTCATCGCTGCGCCGAGATCGGGTCTATCTCAGCCGCTGCAAACGCTTCGATGAAAAGACCGGACCCGGCGTCGAGGCCCGCATCGCAGCCCTCAAACCCGGCTTCTACACACGGCTCGGCACCGCCATCCGGCACGCATCGAGCGAGCTGTCCAAGCGGCCGTCGCAGCACCGCCTGCTGCTGGTGCTCACCGACGGTAAGCCGAACGACCTCGACCACTACGAAGGCCGCTACGGCATCGAGGATACCCGCCGCGCCGTTCTTGAAGCGCGTCGCCTCGGCCATTCGGTCTTCGCCATCACCATCGACAAGCGGGCGCGCGATTATGTGCCCCATGTCTTCGGCCGAAACGGCTACGCGATCGTCTCCCACCCCGCGAAGCTGACAGAGGCCCTCCCCCTGCTCTACAGGCAACTGGTGCAGTAA
- a CDS encoding copper oxidase, giving the protein MNVEDRAPSGETRAEAAPAPAAPHNPNEGWGPLSGLPGNPIMWLLIASELLVFGAAFVGYAGARIMDPQTFVESQDHLNRLAGALNTMVLLTSGYFAARAVAAIEAGDSRMNRLWLLAAGSLGVVFLIVKFFEYAEKAEAGIGMETNTFFTLYYLITGFHALHVVFGLVILAIIAKWNSLENIETGTAFWHMVDLIWVIVFPVIYVMR; this is encoded by the coding sequence ATGAACGTTGAGGATCGGGCGCCGTCAGGCGAAACCCGAGCAGAAGCGGCGCCGGCACCAGCCGCACCGCATAATCCGAACGAAGGCTGGGGCCCGCTGTCGGGCCTGCCGGGCAATCCGATCATGTGGCTACTGATCGCCAGCGAATTGCTGGTCTTCGGCGCCGCCTTCGTCGGCTACGCCGGCGCCCGCATCATGGACCCGCAAACATTCGTCGAGTCGCAGGATCATCTGAACCGCCTCGCCGGCGCGCTCAACACAATGGTGCTTCTGACAAGCGGCTATTTCGCCGCCCGTGCCGTCGCCGCGATCGAAGCCGGCGACAGCCGCATGAACCGGCTCTGGCTGCTCGCTGCCGGTTCGCTCGGCGTCGTCTTCCTGATCGTGAAGTTCTTCGAGTACGCCGAGAAGGCCGAGGCCGGCATCGGCATGGAAACCAACACCTTCTTCACGCTCTACTATCTGATCACCGGCTTCCACGCCCTTCACGTCGTTTTCGGCCTGGTGATCCTCGCCATCATCGCCAAGTGGAACTCGCTCGAAAATATCGAGACCGGTACCGCCTTCTGGCACATGGTCGACCTGATCTGGGTGATCGTGTTCCCCGTGATCTACGTGATGAGGTAG
- a CDS encoding cyclic nucleotide-binding protein — MTIGLRDGDRAILRDTAIFSGIPDEALEGLFANAIVHSYERGETIFLQGDPAEAFFVLFEGWVKVYRLTPAGEEAIVHVFTRGQSFAEAAAFTGGHYPVSAEPVTDCRLAVIPVRRLFDQIIERPEIALAMLASTSQHLHVLVQQIEQLKAHTGAQRVAEFLIEMAPQNSGPCTLMLPYDKALIAGRLGMKPESLSRAFQRLKEYGVKVHQNLASIADVGKLRDFVEEERATVLQRHSGPARG; from the coding sequence ATGACCATCGGATTGCGGGACGGCGATCGCGCTATCCTTCGGGATACCGCGATTTTCAGTGGCATTCCCGACGAGGCTCTCGAGGGCCTTTTCGCCAATGCCATCGTCCACTCCTATGAGCGCGGTGAAACGATCTTCCTGCAGGGCGATCCGGCGGAGGCGTTTTTCGTCCTGTTCGAGGGCTGGGTGAAGGTCTATCGGCTGACGCCGGCTGGCGAAGAGGCCATCGTGCATGTCTTCACCCGCGGTCAGAGTTTTGCCGAAGCCGCCGCCTTTACCGGCGGGCATTATCCGGTCAGCGCCGAGCCGGTTACCGACTGTCGCCTTGCCGTCATTCCGGTGCGCCGGCTGTTCGACCAGATCATCGAGCGGCCCGAGATCGCGCTCGCCATGCTTGCCTCGACCTCGCAGCACCTGCATGTGCTGGTGCAGCAGATCGAGCAGTTGAAGGCGCATACCGGCGCGCAGCGGGTGGCCGAGTTCCTGATCGAAATGGCGCCGCAGAACAGCGGGCCGTGCACGCTGATGCTGCCTTACGACAAGGCGCTGATCGCCGGCCGTCTCGGTATGAAGCCGGAAAGCCTGTCACGCGCGTTCCAGCGGCTGAAGGAATATGGGGTCAAGGTGCACCAGAACCTGGCTTCGATCGCCGATGTCGGCAAATTGCGCGATTTCGTCGAGGAAGAACGCGCGACCGTTCTTCAGCGTCACAGCGGTCCGGCCCGGGGCTGA
- a CDS encoding putative transporter: MPDVALATVALSIAGALGLVLGGWHYRGVGLGIGGVLFAGIFVGHIASAFGISFDPATIEFVREFGLIIFVFTIGVQVGPGFFASLQKSGLQLNLLAASIVVLGVLVTVVLNFVTDIPLPALVGLMSGAVTNTPGLGAATQVLKDVGANANSLALPSLGYAVAYPFGIIGILLTMLLVRFVLRIRIDEEELEYDRLRKRGAAELPAINVAVKNPNVVGLKLGEVPDLYDKGVVASRMRKGSELIHPSRSTPVDMGDVLHLVGPADQLRNMVIILGEEVDVALTTTRGTDMAWERVAVTETKALGKRIRDFGLEGHGVTISRVSRAGTQLSADGCLPLQFGDILTIVGAASDLKAVRGMFGGQQRRLDEVQFSAVFVGIVLGVLAGSIPILLPGLPAPLKLGLAGGPLVVAILLARLGHFGPFVWFMPPVANHALRELGIVLFLAAVGLKAGDKFVETLLNGDGFVWMGYAVLITLVPLLVVGFVGRLIFKVNYLSLSGVLAGSMTDPPALAFANAMSPAAAQSIAYATVYPLVMCLRILAPQILVLFLL; this comes from the coding sequence ATGCCGGACGTGGCTCTGGCCACGGTGGCGTTGTCGATTGCCGGGGCCCTCGGCCTCGTGCTTGGCGGCTGGCACTATCGCGGTGTCGGGCTCGGCATTGGCGGCGTGCTGTTCGCCGGCATCTTCGTCGGCCACATCGCCTCGGCCTTTGGAATTTCCTTCGATCCGGCGACGATCGAGTTCGTGCGCGAATTCGGTTTGATCATTTTCGTTTTCACCATCGGCGTGCAGGTCGGTCCCGGTTTCTTCGCCTCGCTGCAGAAATCCGGGCTTCAACTCAATTTGCTGGCCGCATCGATCGTCGTTCTCGGCGTGCTTGTCACCGTGGTGCTGAACTTCGTCACCGACATCCCGTTGCCGGCGCTGGTCGGGCTGATGTCGGGGGCGGTGACCAACACGCCGGGGCTCGGCGCGGCAACGCAGGTGCTGAAGGATGTCGGCGCGAACGCCAATTCACTGGCCCTGCCGAGCCTTGGCTATGCAGTCGCCTATCCGTTCGGCATCATCGGCATCCTGTTGACCATGCTTCTCGTGCGATTCGTCCTGCGTATTCGTATCGATGAGGAAGAGCTGGAATACGACCGGCTTCGCAAGAGGGGCGCGGCGGAGCTGCCTGCGATCAATGTTGCGGTGAAAAATCCGAACGTGGTCGGGCTGAAGCTCGGCGAAGTGCCCGACCTCTACGACAAGGGCGTTGTCGCTTCGCGCATGCGCAAAGGGAGCGAACTGATCCACCCGAGCCGGTCGACGCCGGTGGACATGGGCGACGTGCTGCATCTGGTTGGCCCGGCCGATCAGTTGCGCAACATGGTCATCATCCTTGGCGAGGAAGTCGATGTTGCGCTGACGACGACCCGCGGCACCGATATGGCGTGGGAACGGGTCGCGGTCACCGAAACGAAGGCGCTTGGCAAACGCATCCGGGACTTCGGCCTTGAGGGTCACGGGGTGACGATCTCGCGTGTCTCGCGCGCTGGCACCCAGTTGTCAGCCGACGGCTGCCTGCCGCTGCAGTTCGGCGACATTCTCACGATCGTCGGAGCCGCGTCCGATCTGAAGGCGGTGCGGGGCATGTTCGGTGGCCAGCAGCGCCGCCTCGACGAGGTTCAGTTCTCGGCCGTTTTCGTCGGTATCGTGCTCGGTGTTCTGGCCGGCAGCATTCCGATTCTGCTGCCCGGCTTGCCGGCTCCGCTCAAGCTCGGCCTGGCCGGCGGACCGCTCGTGGTCGCGATCCTACTTGCCCGGCTCGGCCATTTCGGGCCGTTCGTCTGGTTCATGCCGCCGGTCGCCAATCACGCGCTGCGCGAACTGGGCATTGTTCTGTTTCTTGCCGCGGTCGGGCTGAAGGCCGGCGACAAGTTCGTCGAGACGCTGCTCAACGGCGACGGGTTCGTGTGGATGGGCTATGCGGTGCTGATCACGCTCGTGCCGCTGCTGGTCGTCGGGTTTGTGGGGCGGCTGATCTTCAAGGTGAACTATCTCAGCCTGTCGGGTGTTCTGGCCGGTTCGATGACCGACCCGCCGGCGCTTGCCTTTGCCAACGCGATGTCGCCGGCAGCCGCGCAGTCGATTGCCTATGCGACCGTCTATCCGCTGGTAATGTGCCTGCGCATTCTGGCGCCTCAGATCCTGGTGCTTTTCCTGCTCTAG
- a CDS encoding N-methylproline demethylase, with protein sequence MSTDPLLQPFQLKHLTLRNRIMSSAHEPAYAEDGMPADRYRLYHVEKAKGGIGLTMTAGSAIVSADSPPAFGNLHAYRDEIVPHLRRLTEECHEHGTAVMIQLTHLGRRTSWNKDAWLPVLAASPVREPAHRSFPKEMEDWDMDRIVRDYAAAAARMKEAGLDGIEIECYGHLLDGFWSPATNRRDDEYNGDLDNRLRFTHRVFDAIRDTVGADYIVGARLVVDEDWDRGLSRAEGVEICRRLVARGHVDFLNVIRGHIDSDAALSKVIPVQGMRSAPHLDFAGEIRAETKFPVFHAARIADVATARHAIAEGKLDLVGMTRAHIADPHIVKKIARGEEHRIRPCVGATYCLDRIYEGGEALCIHNPATSREATIPHDIPPTSGERKKIVIVGAGPAGLEAARVSAARGHDVVLFEAADRPGGQVRLLARSPRRSELIGIVDWRAEECERLGVAMRFNVFAEADDVLAEAPDVVIVATGGLPNTDILDAGSDLVVSGWDILSGDAKPGRNVLLFDDNGQHPGLQAAEAIAASGAQLEIVTPERFFAPDVGGLNHVKYAESFSEHGVRITINTRLISVARAGNGVVATLGSDYSQRIETREVDQVVVEHGTLPLDDLYFALKEGSINRGELDHPAYLALQPQTIARNPDGGYRLYRIGDAVASRNIHAAIYEALRLCLPM encoded by the coding sequence ATGAGCACCGATCCGCTGCTTCAACCGTTTCAGCTGAAGCATCTCACGCTGCGCAACCGCATCATGTCGAGCGCGCACGAGCCGGCCTATGCGGAAGACGGCATGCCGGCGGATCGCTACCGGCTCTATCACGTCGAAAAGGCAAAGGGCGGTATCGGGCTGACCATGACGGCGGGCTCGGCGATCGTCTCGGCCGACAGTCCGCCGGCCTTCGGCAATCTGCACGCCTATCGCGACGAGATCGTGCCGCATCTGCGGCGCCTTACCGAAGAGTGCCACGAGCACGGCACGGCGGTGATGATCCAGCTTACCCATCTCGGCCGGCGCACCAGCTGGAACAAGGACGCCTGGCTGCCTGTGCTGGCGGCCTCGCCGGTGCGCGAGCCGGCGCATCGCAGCTTCCCGAAGGAGATGGAAGACTGGGACATGGATCGCATCGTGCGCGACTATGCGGCGGCGGCAGCGCGCATGAAGGAGGCCGGGCTCGATGGCATCGAGATCGAATGCTACGGCCATCTGCTCGACGGCTTCTGGTCGCCGGCGACCAACCGGCGCGACGATGAATATAACGGCGACCTCGACAACAGGCTGCGCTTCACCCATCGGGTGTTCGATGCGATCCGCGACACGGTCGGTGCCGACTACATCGTCGGTGCGCGCCTCGTCGTCGACGAGGACTGGGATCGGGGGCTTTCGCGCGCGGAGGGTGTCGAAATCTGCCGCCGTCTCGTGGCGCGCGGCCATGTCGATTTTCTCAATGTCATTCGCGGCCATATCGACAGCGACGCGGCGCTGAGCAAGGTCATTCCGGTGCAGGGCATGCGTTCGGCGCCGCATCTCGATTTCGCCGGTGAGATCCGCGCCGAGACCAAATTCCCGGTGTTCCATGCGGCGCGCATCGCCGATGTCGCGACAGCGCGGCACGCGATTGCCGAGGGCAAGCTCGATCTGGTCGGCATGACGCGGGCGCATATCGCCGATCCGCATATCGTCAAAAAGATCGCGCGCGGCGAGGAACACCGCATCCGCCCTTGTGTCGGCGCGACCTACTGCCTCGACCGCATCTATGAGGGGGGCGAGGCGCTGTGCATCCACAATCCGGCGACGAGCCGCGAGGCGACGATCCCGCACGACATCCCGCCGACTTCGGGTGAACGCAAGAAGATCGTCATCGTCGGGGCAGGACCGGCCGGGCTTGAGGCGGCGCGGGTGAGCGCTGCGCGCGGGCATGACGTTGTGTTGTTCGAGGCGGCCGACCGGCCGGGCGGGCAGGTGCGGCTTCTGGCGCGCAGTCCGCGCCGCTCGGAGCTGATCGGCATCGTCGACTGGCGGGCCGAGGAATGCGAACGGCTCGGCGTCGCGATGCGCTTCAACGTGTTCGCCGAAGCAGACGACGTGCTGGCCGAAGCACCCGATGTGGTGATCGTTGCAACGGGCGGGTTGCCGAACACGGATATTCTCGATGCGGGGTCCGATCTCGTCGTCAGCGGCTGGGATATTCTTTCCGGCGACGCCAAGCCGGGTCGCAATGTGCTTCTGTTCGATGACAACGGCCAGCATCCGGGACTGCAGGCGGCGGAAGCAATCGCCGCAAGCGGCGCGCAGCTCGAGATCGTCACGCCGGAGCGCTTCTTCGCGCCCGACGTCGGCGGCCTCAACCACGTTAAATACGCCGAGAGCTTTTCCGAGCACGGCGTGCGGATCACCATCAATACGCGGCTGATCTCGGTTGCGCGGGCGGGCAACGGCGTCGTCGCGACGCTCGGCAGCGATTATTCGCAGCGCATCGAGACGCGCGAGGTCGATCAGGTCGTCGTCGAACACGGCACGCTGCCGCTCGACGATCTCTATTTCGCGCTGAAGGAGGGATCGATCAATCGCGGCGAGCTCGATCACCCGGCCTACCTGGCGCTACAGCCGCAGACGATCGCTCGCAACCCGGATGGTGGCTACCGCCTCTACCGGATCGGCGACGCGGTCGCGAGCCGCAACATCCATGCCGCGATCTATGAGGCGCTTCGGTTGTGTCTGCCCATGTAG
- a CDS encoding ABC transporter substrate-binding protein: MDRRQALKLGATGMAGALAAPAIARAADGITWKMVASWPKNVPGVGINAQRVADMITEMSGGRLTVQLFGAGELVPPFECFDAVSTGTAEIMHATPYYWQGKDKSFHFFTGVPFGLTAVEHAAWLRFGGGQELWEKAYEPFGVIPFYSGSSGVQAGGWFRKEINSLEDFKGLKMRIAGLGGEVMRRVGVNVTLLPPGEIFQAMEAGTIDAAEWVGPWNDLAFGLYRVAKYYYMPAFHELGPALEVSVNKAAYEALPDDLKAVVRTAAMASAMEATADFTYHNITSLKPLLEKEGVQLTTLPDDVVAALGVESEKVLAEIGETSPLAKEIYDSFTAYRTEATAYAAVSDQAGLAMRAAVIK, from the coding sequence ATGGATCGCCGTCAGGCGCTGAAACTCGGCGCAACCGGCATGGCCGGCGCGCTGGCTGCTCCGGCGATTGCCCGCGCCGCCGACGGCATTACCTGGAAGATGGTCGCCTCGTGGCCGAAGAACGTCCCCGGCGTCGGCATCAACGCCCAGCGCGTCGCCGACATGATCACCGAAATGTCCGGTGGCCGGCTGACCGTGCAGCTCTTCGGCGCGGGCGAACTCGTGCCGCCGTTCGAGTGCTTCGACGCGGTCTCCACCGGCACCGCCGAGATCATGCACGCAACGCCCTATTACTGGCAGGGTAAGGACAAATCCTTCCACTTCTTCACAGGCGTTCCCTTCGGCCTGACGGCTGTCGAACACGCCGCGTGGCTGCGCTTCGGCGGCGGCCAGGAGCTCTGGGAAAAAGCCTATGAGCCGTTCGGTGTGATCCCGTTCTATTCGGGCTCGTCGGGCGTTCAGGCCGGTGGCTGGTTCCGCAAGGAAATCAACTCGCTGGAAGACTTCAAGGGCCTCAAGATGCGCATCGCCGGCCTTGGCGGCGAAGTCATGCGCCGGGTCGGCGTCAACGTCACACTGCTGCCGCCGGGCGAAATCTTCCAGGCCATGGAAGCCGGCACCATCGACGCAGCCGAATGGGTTGGCCCGTGGAACGACCTCGCCTTCGGTCTCTACCGCGTGGCGAAGTACTACTACATGCCCGCCTTCCACGAGCTCGGCCCCGCGCTCGAAGTCAGCGTCAACAAGGCCGCCTACGAGGCGCTCCCGGACGATCTGAAGGCCGTTGTGCGCACCGCCGCCATGGCCTCGGCGATGGAAGCGACCGCCGACTTCACCTACCACAACATCACGTCGCTGAAGCCGCTTCTGGAAAAGGAAGGCGTGCAGTTGACGACGCTTCCCGACGATGTCGTCGCAGCGCTTGGCGTCGAGTCGGAAAAGGTGCTGGCCGAGATCGGCGAAACGAGCCCGCTGGCGAAGGAAATCTACGACAGCTTCACCGCCTATCGCACCGAAGCGACGGCCTACGCCGCCGTCAGCGACCAGGCGGGTCTCGCCATGCGCGCCGCCGTCATCAAGTAA
- a CDS encoding peptidase → MDAETLTPVFDGHNDVLSRLAEKTTDDPVADFVNGDDRGHLDLPRMKKGGFAGGLFAVWIPSPFDEDLLGQMQGASYDVPLPDPVPQAEALPTAFHMISLLTRMEEQSGGDFRICRSAADIRSAVANDAVAAVLHFEGAEAIDPDFHALDVFYAAGLRSLGPVWSRPTIFGDGVPFRYPSSPDIGGGLTETGRALVRACNQRRIAIDLSHITEKGFWDVAAISDAPLIASHSNVHAICPHARNLTEKQLHAVRDSGGIVGLNFATQFLRPDGQRGANMSLDLMLRHLDAMIETMGVEHVGIGSDFDGAEVPADIGDATGLPRLMAAMRAHGYDEETMRLISHENWIRVLETTWGE, encoded by the coding sequence ATGGATGCCGAAACGCTTACGCCTGTTTTCGACGGTCACAACGATGTGCTGTCGCGCTTGGCGGAGAAGACGACCGACGACCCGGTCGCCGATTTCGTCAACGGCGATGACCGCGGCCACCTCGATTTGCCGCGCATGAAGAAGGGCGGCTTTGCCGGCGGGCTGTTCGCGGTGTGGATCCCGTCGCCCTTCGACGAGGATCTGCTCGGGCAGATGCAGGGGGCGAGCTACGACGTGCCGCTGCCCGATCCGGTTCCGCAGGCCGAAGCGTTGCCGACCGCGTTCCACATGATCTCGCTGCTGACCCGGATGGAAGAGCAGTCGGGCGGCGATTTCCGCATCTGCCGGTCGGCGGCGGACATCCGTTCCGCGGTGGCGAATGACGCGGTCGCCGCCGTGCTGCATTTCGAGGGTGCGGAGGCGATCGACCCGGATTTCCATGCGCTCGACGTGTTCTACGCGGCGGGTCTGCGCTCGCTCGGACCGGTATGGAGCCGGCCGACGATCTTTGGCGATGGGGTCCCGTTCCGTTATCCCTCGTCGCCGGATATCGGCGGCGGACTGACCGAGACCGGCAGGGCGCTTGTCAGGGCGTGCAATCAGCGCCGCATCGCCATCGACCTGTCGCACATCACCGAGAAGGGCTTCTGGGATGTCGCGGCGATCTCGGATGCGCCGCTGATCGCCAGCCATTCGAACGTGCACGCGATCTGCCCGCACGCCCGCAATCTGACGGAAAAGCAGCTCCACGCTGTGCGCGACAGCGGCGGCATCGTCGGGCTCAACTTTGCCACCCAGTTCCTGCGGCCCGACGGCCAGCGCGGCGCCAATATGAGCCTCGACCTGATGTTGCGCCATCTCGATGCGATGATCGAGACGATGGGCGTCGAGCATGTCGGCATCGGTTCGGATTTCGACGGCGCCGAAGTGCCTGCCGATATTGGAGACGCTACCGGCCTGCCGCGGCTGATGGCGGCCATGCGCGCGCACGGCTATGACGAGGAGACGATGCGTCTCATCTCCCACGAAAACTGGATCCGGGTGCTGGAAACCACCTGGGGCGAGTAG
- a CDS encoding ABC transporter ATP-binding protein: MTAILDIENLSVTFRANEQTVRAVKSLSLSVDEGESFGIVGESGSGKSTVLRAICGLAPTSEGAIRIAGEELRTPRTPAFYRQVQMVFQDPYASLHPRQTVDQVLSEPLAIHGFSDGEARIRKALDEVGLGGGFRFRYPHQLSGGQRQRVAVARALILEPRILLLDEPTSALDASIQAEVLNLLDRIRAEHNLTFVLVSHDLAVVSHMCDRLVVMQNGAAVEELSRETLRAHSPEQAYTQDLLRASEGFRRGETA, translated from the coding sequence ATGACGGCTATCCTCGACATCGAAAACCTGTCGGTGACCTTTCGCGCCAACGAGCAGACGGTGCGGGCGGTGAAGTCGCTCAGCCTGTCGGTCGACGAGGGCGAGAGTTTCGGCATCGTCGGCGAGTCCGGCTCGGGCAAGTCGACGGTGCTGCGCGCGATCTGTGGGCTGGCGCCGACCAGCGAAGGGGCGATCCGCATTGCCGGTGAGGAACTCCGGACCCCGCGCACGCCGGCCTTTTATCGCCAGGTGCAGATGGTGTTTCAGGACCCGTACGCCTCGCTGCATCCGCGCCAGACGGTCGATCAGGTGCTGTCGGAGCCGCTCGCCATCCACGGCTTCAGCGATGGCGAAGCGCGCATCCGCAAGGCGCTCGACGAGGTCGGGCTCGGCGGCGGCTTCCGCTTTCGCTATCCGCACCAGCTTTCCGGCGGTCAGCGCCAGCGCGTCGCGGTGGCCCGCGCGCTGATCCTCGAGCCGCGTATCCTCTTGCTCGACGAGCCGACCTCGGCACTCGATGCCTCGATCCAGGCCGAGGTGCTGAACCTGCTTGACCGCATCCGTGCCGAACACAATCTCACCTTCGTGCTGGTCAGTCACGACCTCGCCGTCGTGTCGCATATGTGCGATCGGCTTGTGGTGATGCAGAACGGCGCGGCGGTCGAGGAACTGAGCCGCGAAACCCTGCGCGCCCACAGCCCCGAGCAGGCCTATACACAGGACCTGCTGCGCGCGAGCGAGGGGTTCCGACGCGGCGAAACCGCCTGA